A region of the Panthera leo isolate Ple1 chromosome F2, P.leo_Ple1_pat1.1, whole genome shotgun sequence genome:
ACCTGATGCATGGCTTTTGGGATCCCTTGGCAGAATGTGGCCCCACACTTGGCCCCAGGCAGCCACCAGCACCTGGCTACTCATGCTGGTCAAACCTCTGATTCTTTGAGGTGGCTCAAGGCCAAGTCAGTTCGCAGTACCTTGGTGGCCTGGGGCTAAGCTGATGCAGGCCTGAGTCACCATGCTCCTCCCTATTCTCAGCAGCCAGAGCCCTGCTCTGGGACCCTCCAGTCTCTTCCCCCCTCACAACAGACAGCCTGAGTCCCCTGGGATGGCTACCCCTCCAGGCCACAACATGGCTGAAAGCAAATGCAGTTAAGCACACAGGGCTGCCTGATGGCTCTCCCATCAGGCAGAGCGACCAGCTATGAAGGCCTCAGCAGAGTGGATGCCCGCTGGCTGAGACGTGGATGCCAGTGCTCATCCAATCTCCTTCTTTCTGACCTGTTGGCCTGTGGCTGGGAACCCTGTTCTAGGATTGCCTGTGGTTCTTCTCAGGGCTTCAGTGCCAAGGAGGGGCTCCCCAAGGACCCCACATCCTAGTGGAACCCTAGGACATGGCTCCCAGAGGACACGTGTGTCTGCTTGGAAGTGCTGTGCCTGCCTCCACGTACCTGCTGCCAGCGCCTACCAGGACGTTCTTGCCACGGCCCTTACCTGAGCTGGTGGCAGAGCCTGGGGGAGCAAGGGGTCTCGCGCACTGAGTCTTACCTTTGGTGTCATTGACGGGGTCCATGTGCCGGTAGATGTAGCCCTCCAGGTAGGAGTGGAACTTGGGTGTGGGTGGGAAAAAGGCCAAGCAGATGGCCATGAGCTCCCAGCCGCGAGCCAGGCTCTCGAGGCGGAAGTTCTCCGTGGTCTGCCGGCACAGCTGGATATAGAGCTCATCCCGCAGGCCCTGCACGCTCCAGCCCTTGGTGGCTATCTCCAGGGCCACATGTAGCGGGTCTGCCTTGGCGCGCCGGTCGCCCATGTACATCTGGATCAGTTTGAAGATCTCACAGGCCTCCTTCTTCACGTGGCGGTCACTGGTCACAATCATGGGCTTCTTGATGGACTCACTGCTCCAGGCCAGCATGTTGGCGATGGACACTTTCCGTCGGAAGAGGCCCTGGGTATGTGTGTTGAAGTGCTTGGAGGCCCAGTTCTCGATGTCAGTTTCCGAGGACGGCTTGCGCAGAGTGAAGGTGGGGAACACACAGCTAGCACTGGGCATCACGCTGCGGGCCTGGCGGCTACTCTCAAACTGGGCACAGGAACCGAGGTCCTCGGACTAGGAAGGACAGAGGGGCCATGAGGCGGGTGTGCGCCCTACACGACCCAGCCAGGAGAGaggtgtgtccccccccccccaccaccactgtcCATGAGGCTGCTGGAGAGGCTTGTGCCTCATTTTGTTCTACCCACCTCATAAACACACAGCTGGCGAGGGGACCCAGAGAGGCCCTCCGTCCAATCTTTACCCTAGGGGCTCAGCCTCTGGGAAGTGTTCCCTACTCTTGCGACTAAGGGTTGttggttggggcgggggggtgtccAGTGCAGgtctgggggcaggaggaagccaTGGGTGTGTTTCATTGGCTTTCTGGGCTGTGGCCTTAGGCGGGAAGAAGCTGGGGAATGCTGCCCCCATTGGTGGTGGAAGGATGCTGCCTCCTGCTGGCCTTGCCACTGCTGTTTGCCTCGGCTTCTGCTAGTTCTATGGGCTCTGAGGTTGGGAAGCAGATGAAAAGGGCAACCCTGCCAAGATGCGGAAAAGCCCACATGCAAAGTTCCACAGAACACGTCAATGTCACTTTTGGTCCCCTACActgcctgccccttcccatcAGAGCCTAACCCTTCCAACGAAGATCCTCGCATGGGATCATGGGCAGAGTGAGGTTGTGCAGTGGCAAGGTCGGCCTGCAAGGGGGCCTGCACTGCAGGCCTGGTCTCCCACGAAGCTGAAGAGGGAGGGTTtgccccaggccccctccctgccttcttaaTGGCCTCAGCACAAGTGTACAAGGTGTCACTGGGGTAACACCCCTTTCTTTTCTCAGCTCAGACAGAAATGATGCTCTGAGCTCTCCAGCCTGGAGGGGCACAAAGGCAGCCCTGCCCAGGGACACTGGCATCCCAAGGTTACAGGGCCCTTGGGCATGTCTTCCCTGGCAGGACTGGGGGTGGAAGTGGGGAGCCCAATACCGGGAGGCCCTCTGGCCATTGCCAGCTCTGGGCAGATGCCAGGCCTTGGCTTCATATGGCAGACTGGTCGGAAATGTCAGGGGTCAGGAGGTGAAAACTAAGATACTGGCCCACACAAAATTCTGGGACATCAAGCTCCAGCACATGATCTAGAAAGAAGATACACGTGGGCTCAGAGGGCCTGACTGACGCCAGCACCTGGCGCTGAGCAGGGAAGGACAAGCCAGACCGGGCCTCTGGACCAGGTATCTGGCCTTTCCTCTTCACTGGGAAGAGCTCTGAGCAAGGGTGCCCGACACTCCGCCTGCCTAGTTCCTCACCTGAGAGTCCATTCACAGGTGGGAGGACAGAAGCTCAGGGGCTCAGTGGTTGGGCGGCTGCCCACCCgtttcccctgccttccctgcatcCGTGACCTGGAGGGAGTCAGGGCACAGCCTCTGACCCCCAGATACCTTGACAGCATCCTGCCAGGCCTTAGCAGGAACTGCGGTGAGGGAGCCCCGCTGCCTGTCCTCATGCCTGTTGGGAACGGAGTGCCACCTGCCCCGCCTCTGCCCGGGGACCCCGGCCACACCTCCCTACCTGTGAGGGGTGAAGGTAGGGCTCTGGCGACGCCAGGTTGGTCTGCACAGAGATGCTCTTCTCCAGTAGGATCTGGGGGAAAGCGAGCCTCTCTAAGGCGCCCCTCTGCCAGTGCTTGCTCTCCTGCTGGGCCAGCGCCTCATCCTCACTGAAGGCGCGCACCACAGGCCCAGGCATGGGCAGAGGCACCGCCCCATCGCTCTCATAGCCCGAGCCGTCCTGCTGGGAGTCCCAGCTGCCTCTCTGCTTCGTGTGAAAGCGGGCCTGCTGTGCCTCCCAGGCCAGCCGGGCCTGCGCCAGAAAGGGCTCAGCCTCGCCAGTCTTGCCCTCTGCGCGTTTCACTGGGGCCAGGCCGGGCCCACACAGGGGCCGCTCCTCAGCCGGGGGCTGCTCAGCGAGGAGGTCACGGTCCCCGGGGACTTCGGTGGACGAGGCGCTGGGGACATGGCACAGAGAGGGGTTCCTGCTCTTCCTCTTGCGGGTGCCCGGGGAGTAGCCTGTTGAGGACATGGTGTCCTGCTGGCTGGACCAGGACATAGCATCGTCTTGATGCCGCAGCTCAGGCCCCTCCATGCTGCTGTAGTCCCCAGAGGAGACCCCCAGGCGCTGATCCCGCagcaggcaggggctgggctgcaggggcAGTGAGCCACCCCCGGGATTGGGTGCATACTTGTTCCTTGGGCCTGCACGCAGCTTGGGGCTTGAGCTGGCCTGCTCCACGTACACCAGCTGCCGCACGTATTCCTTGCCTGCAGGGCTATACTCCAGGCTCAGGAAACGCTCAGGGCACTTCTGCCTGGTCAGCACCAGCTGCTGGTAGGGCGAGGTGGAGCCCTGCTTGGGTGACTGTGGGAAGGGTGCTGGTTTGCGGCCTGGAGACCGCTGGGGTGAGCCAGCTTGATAGCCCCCGCCAGCCTCGTACTGGACGTCCATGGGCGGCTCATCATAGATAGGAGCCTGGTACTCCACGGGAGGCTCCTCGTAGAGGGGGGGCTCATAGGCGTAGCGTGGGGAGGAGGGCTGCGAGTCACTGGTAGGCTTGCGTGGCTGGGCCAGCAGCGGGGAGCAGCTCCCCAGCTCGGCCCTCTTCAGGAAGGGTGATGGCCTCCGTTCAGGGAAGAAGACGGGGCCATCAGATTCTGAGGCAAACGTCTGCAGGCTGGGTGAGTGCTGCCCACCGGAGGGTCTGCGGGAGCGGCCGCCAGACTGGCTGTCTAGGGCATAGCCATTGCCCTGGGAGGAGAGGAAGCTGGGCTCCCGGTCCGCAACTTTGATGAGCATACGCTCCTTGGTGCCCGAGTTCCACCGAAGTGAGGaggtcctggggggaggggggagggggacaggcacAGGTTACCTGGGGGAGGTTCTGGGTGGGTGGGGCACAGGCACACGTTTTCTGGGGGGAGGTTCTGGGGGGGGACAGGTTTCTGGGGGAAGgttctgggtgggtgggggtacAGGTACAGGTTTCCTGGGGGAGGTTCTGGGTGGGTGGGAAGACAGGCACAGGTTTCCTGCGGGGaggttctgggggggggggggggacaggcacAGGTTTCCTTGGGGGAGGTTCTGGGGGGGGGACAGGTTTCCAGGGGGAGgttctgggtgggtgggggtacAGGCACAGGTTTCCTGGGGGTGGTTCTGGGGGGGGGGTCAGGCACAGGTTACCTGGGGGAGGTTCTGGGTAGGGAATAGGCACAGGTTACCTGTTGGGGAGAGGTGGAAGTTTGGCCCAGCTATCAGCCTGAACCCATTACCTACCAGTCTCAGCCTCATAGGTATCTGGGGTCATGGCCCAAGAGGTCTGGTCATTTCTCAGCGTCCTCCTCACCTCCTAAATGGGAGCTTCAGGCTTCAGGGGCCTGATACTTGCTGGGGGGGCTTCTCTGTAAATGACCTGTGCACGCTTCATTGCTGGGGCCCTGACTCCTGGGCAGTGCAGCCTAGAGTGGCTGTGCTCCTGTCCTGGGAGGTCCCTGCACATAGCTCCTCATACAGCCCTGCAGCCTTCCCCTCCAGGGGGCTCTCCTGCCCAGACAGCTTCCCCCAGGCCCGCCCCCACCTCTGGTACCCATCATGACACTCACTACAAGGGCTTCTGTGTGTGCATCTCTGCCCTGGTCCCACCCCAGCACTGGGCACAGAACTATTTCTACAACAGATAGCCAGGGTGGTCCTTCCAGCGGCCTAACTCTGGATTCAATATGGTTATCTCTCTGTAGGCCTCACTCCTGGGTTCAGTACCTGCCTGTGCTCCTATGGGGTGGTGGGCCACCTatcactgcccaccccctccgcccccagcaTCTCAGGTCCTGTTTTTCAACCACACTCCCCTCCTACAACTCTGCCCTCACCCATAACATTCTGCACCTAGGCACAGACGAGAAAACTTTCTATAGCACTTTCAGGTTCCCAGCAGCACTGAGGGGAAAGTACACAGACTTCACAtataccccctgcccccactcgtgTGCGATCTCTCCAGCTGTCAGCATCCCCGCCAGAGTGGTACCTGCGTCCCAGTCAGTGAACGGACACGGGTACCTGATCGTGATGCCTCGTCAGCAGCCGGCATCCACAGTTTACCTCAGGGCTCACTCGAGGCCCGTACAGTCTGCGGGTTTGGACAGACGTGTGATCCGTGTGCCCGATACCGAGAGTCACACGGAGTAGCTTCACTGCCctgaatcctctgtccctcccgtcCCCCCGACCCCCGGCCCCCACTCGTCTTTTACCGTCTCCacggttttgccttttccagaatgtcacagacTTGGAATCGTACCGCGCGTAGCCTTTTCggactggcttcttttacctCGTAATACGCATCTAGGGTCCCTCCGGGTCTTTTCACGGCTCGACAGCCCGTTCCTACTTAGTGCCGACCCACATCCCGTTGTCTGGATGGACCGCAGGTTGTCCGTTCACCTGCTGACGGACACCTCGGCTGTTCCAGGGTTTGGGGGCTCTGGGTGACGCCGCTGTGAACACCCGTGTGCAGGCTGTCGTGTGGACCCAAGTTCTCATCTCCTTTAGGTAGACGGCAAGGAGCGTGACTCCAGGATCGCGTGGCCAgagcatgtttaattttataagaactctccagactgtcttccaaagtggctgcccCATTCCGTTTTCCCACCAGCCACGAGCCAACGTTCCTGTGGCTCCGCGTCCTGACCAACATCGGGTTATTcggtgttctggattttggccgtTCTAGTAGGTGTGCGGGCGGATCTCgttgtcttaatttgcatttcccagataacgtgatgtggagcatcttttatATGATTGTTtgccatctgtttatcttctttaatgAGGTGTTTGTTAAGGTCTCTGGCccgttttgtttgttatttatttatttatttatttattaatgatttatttttgagagggagagagagagaaagtgtgagcaggggaggggcagagagagggagaaagagaatcccaagcaggctccacactgtcagtgcagagcccgatgaggggctcaatctcacaaccctgggattgtgacctgagatgaaatcacaagtcagacgcttaaccgactgagccacccaggcaccccactggctcattttaaattctggttgtttccttactgttgagttttaagagttatttgtatatcttaaataacagtcctttatcacgTCTAgcttttgcaagtattttgttCCAGGCTGTGACTTGTCTTCTCACTCTCTGACAACAtctttcacagagaagaaaattttaatgttaatgaagTTCCACTGTATCaatgatttctttcatggatggtgcctttgatgttgtatctaaaaatcATCACCATACCAAAAATCGTCTAGGTTTTCTCCTGCGTCATCTTGTATGAGTAAGTTCTGAGTTTTATAGTTAGCTCTgagatccattttgagctaagtTTCATGCAGTAAaatctgtgtctagattcatctCCTTACATGTGGGGGTTCAGTTGTCCCAGCTCTGTTTGTGGCAAAGACCATCCTTGCTCCACCGAAGTGCCTTTCCCTATTGTCAAAATCAGTTTACTATAttgttgtgggtttatttctctattttcttacactgacctatttgtctattctttgccaataccacattgtcttcaTTAGGGTAGCTTcacagtaagtcttgaaatcaagaGTATTAGTCCTCCAACGTTGTTCTCCTTGAATACTGTGTTAGGTATTCTGGATCTTTCACCTTTCCATTAAGtcttagaatcagtttgttgatatccacaaaataccTTGCTGGGGTTTTTTGATTGAggttgcactgaatctatagatcaagttggaaagaactgacattttgacagtattgaATCTTCCTGTCCATTAACATAggatatctctccatttatttagttcttgatttctctcattagagttttgtagttttcctcatatagatttCGTATACATCTTGCTAGATTTACACCTATGCATTTCATTTTTGGGGGTGCTAATGCAAAtggtattaattttaaattccacttattcaTTGCTAGTATACAGGAAAGAAATTGACTTTTGTAAACTTACTTTGTATCATGCAAACTTGCCATAATCACTTATCAGTTCTAGGActtttttggtcaattctttaggattttctacatagataatttTTAGACTGATATTCTAAGAACTACGTATGAAAAACTGTAGAGATAATTTGAGgctctgggtttatttttgtttctgacaGGCAGCTGGGGAAAGGGCAGATAACCTGAATCCCATGTCAGACTGAGCTGACGGGAAATCAGGTTTAGGTTTGAGGGCTGGTTTAGGTTTAGCCTTTCAGGGGTCCACATGGAATGTTAACTAGAGCTCCTTTTTGTGACTCTGACTTTGGAGTCATGGAACCACTCAAAGGTCGGCTCGGCTTCTCAACTGTCCTGGGGGAGAGGCAGTATCTTATGTGTGCTGGGTTGTACTGATCCCTCCTCAGCCCTCAAGTCCTCACACCTTAGTAGATCTTCAGGACAATTTcgtctattttgttttctgtgtttaggCTGGTCTCAGAGAAGTTAATCTACCGCTGCAAAAGTAGAAATCCCAAGTGTCTTAAACCAGTTGTATAGTTtgccatctctgcctctgtcctctgaTTACTGCTGGATCTTTCTGCACAAGGCCACGACTTCCAATTACTGGAGGTGGGTGAGGCAGCCTACTCCAACACGCCAGTTACATGGCCTACTCAGCACAGCCAGGAACCGAACCCACCAGTTGACGATGATGCCCAGCAGCTCGGCTTACTGTCCTGAGGAGAAGTCACACAGTAGCAGGACTCAGGATGCAGGCTCCCATTCCTGGGAACTCTGCTCCTGGTTGCTGGCTTTGGAATCCAGAGATCTGAGACTGGATGCCAGCCTGTTGCTCCCTGGTTGCGGGGCTTGGGAATATCACTTACCATCACTGACTTAGTGTCCTCCTTGGTTCTTACGAGAATTAAGTAACATAATGTGCATATGATAAAGTCCTCAGCTCAGTACTGACATACAGGAAACACTCAACAAGCATGAAgcattatttttgtactttttttcatCACTCAGCAGGTAATGACACAACCCTGGTGCCAGGCCCCCCTCAGGGGCTATGAGGTAAAGAAAGATCCTTGCCTGGCAGAGGGTGCTGAGGGCTGTGGCCCGAGGAGGCATGGCGTGGCCTGTCCGTTGTGGGCCATCAAGACCGTGCTAtaggacggggcgcctgggtggctcagccggttaagcatctgacttcggctcaggtcataatctcacggtctgtgagttcgagccccgtgttgggttctggcctgacagcctggagcctggagcctgcttcagattctgtctccctctctttctgcccctcccccactcatgctctccctctctctctcttgatctttctctcttaaaaataaataaagattaaaaagaagaagaagaggaggaggaggaggtggcggTGGCGGCAGCAGCAGCCAGGAATTACTCTGCTACCACCTCCTTAGGAAGTGGGTATCACGTGTGCAAAATGCCTGCACTCCTAAAACTACAACTTGCTATTCTCATACCCAGCTCAGATGGCACCCAGGGTGGCAGGGCCAGCGCAGCAACAGGCCACCAAAGCCCAGGTGGTCACACGTACCCTGCAGAGTGTGGGGGGCTTTGATAGGCAGCCCACCAGAGCAGTGCTCAATGCACCCACACTGGTGCAGAACATACCCTCAGTCACACACCCACACTGATGGGCCCAGACAGGCTCAGATTCCATCCTCTATCAACAAACCCAgttagcacttccaacactgaCCTTTAAAACGTCGGAGCAAACCACCAAAGACCCCTCAGGGCTTCAAATTCCTCACTAACACTGGTATCACTCCTGTTGGTCTGTGCTGAGGGCACCTAGGCCACCAAGAGGCACGGAACCCCACCTGGAGCTATGAGTTGACTGAGGACGGCCCCTGCCCAGTCTGACAGATTCTGTGCCCTTGGGTCCTAAGGGTCATCTCTGGAACCTTCCAATACTCTGCAAGGCCAACCCATGACCAAGAGAGACCAATCAATGTCCACTTCCTTCCTTGTGATTAACACCAATCTTCCTGACTTTGCCTGGGGAAGCACTGTGACACACAGCCTAGAGCTCCAGGAGAGAACATGCTGAGGATCGCCCAGGGACTCACTCCTCTGTTAAGAGCAATGGGCTCCACAGCTCTCCAAACTGGGCAGTGACAAGCTTCTTCCAGCTTGCCCAAAGCTGCCACATGAGCCTGGAGGCCACTCCAAAAGGCCTCTACCCATGCGCTGGTGGCCCCAACAGCTTTTCCTCATG
Encoded here:
- the ARHGAP39 gene encoding rho GTPase-activating protein 39 isoform X2, which translates into the protein MLWVQTHPAIYWRPLSLEQQSGLDPPGTSWHPQDGWVLLHRPDGCSLSFSRDRTAHTMASPPSLSAPGFPLLFRLEWVEIIEPRTRERMYANLVTGECVWDPPAGVRIKRTSENQWWELFDPNTSRFYYYNASTQRTVWHRPQDCDIIPLAKLQTLKQNTESPRASAENSPGRGSSVSHEGSTSSSLEPELDAGEKVQEPLGRASRQAAFGALKEESSSSSPPGVFLEKDYEVYRDYNVDGQLLHYRTSSLRWNSGTKERMLIKVADREPSFLSSQGNGYALDSQSGGRSRRPSGGQHSPSLQTFASESDGPVFFPERRPSPFLKRAELGSCSPLLAQPRKPTSDSQPSSPRYAYEPPLYEEPPVEYQAPIYDEPPMDVQYEAGGGYQAGSPQRSPGRKPAPFPQSPKQGSTSPYQQLVLTRQKCPERFLSLEYSPAGKEYVRQLVYVEQASSSPKLRAGPRNKYAPNPGGGSLPLQPSPCLLRDQRLGVSSGDYSSMEGPELRHQDDAMSWSSQQDTMSSTGYSPGTRKRKSRNPSLCHVPSASSTEVPGDRDLLAEQPPAEERPLCGPGLAPVKRAEGKTGEAEPFLAQARLAWEAQQARFHTKQRGSWDSQQDGSGYESDGAVPLPMPGPVVRAFSEDEALAQQESKHWQRGALERLAFPQILLEKSISVQTNLASPEPYLHPSQSEDLGSCAQFESSRQARSVMPSASCVFPTFTLRKPSSETDIENWASKHFNTHTQGLFRRKVSIANMLAWSSESIKKPMIVTSDRHVKKEACEIFKLIQMYMGDRRAKADPLHVALEIATKGWSVQGLRDELYIQLCRQTTENFRLESLARGWELMAICLAFFPPTPKFHSYLEGYIYRHMDPVNDTKGVAISTYAKYCYHKLQKAALTGAKKGLKKPNVEEIRHAKNAVFSPSMFGSALQEVMSLQKERYPDRQLPWVQTRLSEEVLALNGDQTEGIFRVPGDIDEVNALKLQVDQWKVPTGLEDPHVPASLLKLWYRELEEPLIPHEFYEQCIAHYESPEAAVAVVHSLPRINRLVLCYLIRFLQVFVQPANVAITKMDVSNLAMVMAPNCLRCRSDDPRVIFENTRKEMSFLRVLIQHLDTSFMEGVL
- the ARHGAP39 gene encoding rho GTPase-activating protein 39 isoform X1 — its product is MLWVQTHPAIYWRPLSLEQQSGLDPPGTSWHPQDGWVLLHRPDGCSLSFSRDRTAHTMASPPSLSAPGFPLLFRLEWVEIIEPRTRERMYANLVTGECVWDPPAGVRIKRTSENQWWELFDPNTSRFYYYNASTQRTVWHRPQDCDIIPLAKLQTLKQNTESPRASAENSPGRGSSVSHEGSTSSSLEPELDAGEKVQEPLGRASRQAAFGALKEESSSSSPPGVFLEKDYEVYRDYNVDGQLLHYRTSSLRWNSGTKERMLIKVADREPSFLSSQGNGYALDSQSGGRSRRPSGGQHSPSLQTFASESDGPVFFPERRPSPFLKRAELGSCSPLLAQPRKPTSDSQPSSPRYAYEPPLYEEPPVEYQAPIYDEPPMDVQYEAGGGYQAGSPQRSPGRKPAPFPQSPKQGSTSPYQQLVLTRQKCPERFLSLEYSPAGKEYVRQLVYVEQASSSPKLRAGPRNKYAPNPGGGSLPLQPSPCLLRDQRLGVSSGDYSSMEGPELRHQDDAMSWSSQQDTMSSTGYSPGTRKRKSRNPSLCHVPSASSTEVPGDRDLLAEQPPAEERPLCGPGLAPVKRAEGKTGEAEPFLAQARLAWEAQQARFHTKQRGSWDSQQDGSGYESDGAVPLPMPGPVVRAFSEDEALAQQESKHWQRGALERLAFPQILLEKSISVQTNLASPEPYLHPSQSEDLGSCAQFESSRQARSVMPSASCVFPTFTLRKPSSETDIENWASKHFNTHTQGLFRRKVSIANMLAWSSESIKKPMIVTSDRHVKKEACEIFKLIQMYMGDRRAKADPLHVALEIATKGWSVQGLRDELYIQLCRQTTENFRLESLARGWELMAICLAFFPPTPKFHSYLEGYIYRHMDPVNDTKVTQHMKALLERNTKKKSKLRKKPKPYVEEPDGVAISTYAKYCYHKLQKAALTGAKKGLKKPNVEEIRHAKNAVFSPSMFGSALQEVMSLQKERYPDRQLPWVQTRLSEEVLALNGDQTEGIFRVPGDIDEVNALKLQVDQWKVPTGLEDPHVPASLLKLWYRELEEPLIPHEFYEQCIAHYESPEAAVAVVHSLPRINRLVLCYLIRFLQVFVQPANVAITKMDVSNLAMVMAPNCLRCRSDDPRVIFENTRKEMSFLRVLIQHLDTSFMEGVL